In the genome of Hevea brasiliensis isolate MT/VB/25A 57/8 chromosome 14, ASM3005281v1, whole genome shotgun sequence, the window GGctcatttttagtattttaatacctattgtTAATTGACGATAATTTAGGGTTCAATAGGATCCAGTCATAGGAGTTCAGAAAATGTCATCAGTTCAAAGGCTCAATGGCAAAACAAGTGAAGAATTCAGGGTTGAATAATGAGTTTTTCCTTTAAAACTAGAAAATAATGAAGAGTGTATATTAGTTTCACTCTTTTGTAGCTAATACTACCTAAGATGATAAGCAAAGAATATTCTTCATTTCCACATTGAGTATTGAAATTCCATGGCTAGGAATGATTTCTTCCTTTCACACTATTCTACATCAGTCATGACACCAAAATCTTAAAATCATATTCTAAAACCCTTACACACAAAAAAGTTTAACAAACCAAAACAGCAATATGTGGAGTTGCAGCAAAAAGGAAGCATTAGCCAACAGGCAATAAATTCAAATACCAGCAAGGCATCCTTAAGTTGCTGTCCTCGTAGTCCTTTATGGAGAAACCATTTATTCTTTGAATCTTTCCCCTTCGGAAAATTTGGCAACCCTGTCTGGAATCTACCAATAAAGTAGTTCTTGTCGCTAACAGGACTTGACCGAATATTACATTCCTGGACGTGGAAAGAAAGAAATCAACCAGAAAGCATATACTAAAAGTTCATAGTAACaataaaagttaaaataaaaatacataagCTTATCAATCAATCAAAGACTATGTTCAGAATGAACATAAATTTCTTGACACTACAACAAATCAAGAATAGCAACACCAATTAAAATGCCTTAAAAATCTCATTTGCATCAATCCTCACGCAAaaagcatattatattttctttcctttttctttttgtttgttCTTATAACATCCACTATGATAATAACAACACTAAATCACTTATCTTGATATGCACATTAAGGGTGTGTTTGGCAAGTCCAAAAATGAAAGAATTCCATTCAATTGAATTCCTTTTGATCAATTTGAAAAGTTTAAAATAACTAGAATtcaattcttttaattaaaaagataaataattttgaaaaaaatcaaTTCAGGTAAAAGTTGACTTTATTTTACAAGAATTCAATTCATTTTTCTACTAAATACTCAAAACACCCcagtaaaatatgaaaataaatatattcATTTTCAAACAATAGAATTCAAATCAACTcaatcattttaaaaaaaaattccaaacaCAAGAATTTTCTTAatagaattgaattaaattctatCTTAAGAATCATTCCAAACAGGGTGCAAAAGACTTAAAGAAACTTcaaaagaagaaggagaagaaggcaAACTCGAATCAAATGGGTAATGGAGGCGCCACAGCCATCGCATTTGGCAAGATTCTTGGCCATGTTTTCGCCACAAGTGACGCAAAGAGTCAAGTGCATACAGTTGGTTTCATACAATTTAGTAAACGTTCCACATTCACTACAAGAACGATTCAACAGAAGATTCAACGACATTTTTATCCTCCACCTTCAAAACAAACATCAAAATTTTCCTAAAGGAACAGAATATTAATTGATTGAATTGTGAAGTCGCGAATTAGGGGGGAAAAATTATTTGACCAGCTCGGTATTTATATTTGAAAATGGTATGCTATTTGTTGCTTGCTGGGTTCGATAGGTAGACTCACAACTGCTGCTTCAACTGTTTTTGATACATTTTCGTTAGTCCTGCTGCTTTGGCCTTGGAGGCAGCAGGGGTGGCGATGGTCCAGTTTCGAACCGCAACTGGTGGGATCAAAATCGGATTGAAACCTGGTCATAATGGAACCGCTTCGAATCAGATCAAAATCACCATCTGTGATTTGATTCAGGTTCCTATTTTTAGGAATGGAGAATCAACGTTTTAAACTCagcgatttaaataaaaaaaaattaataaatatctcACCTCACCACCAgtcctaattaatttatataaattttaaattatctacataattattttttatactctttttaatttttaatactctctcatttttttttaaattctttaaataattattttctatagCCAATAAATTTTCAATACTATTTTAATTACTCTATTATTATCTTATATTCTCAATAAATTTCTAATAccctttattttaaatttttttccctcttttatacttctttttaattatcaaattttatcatacaatttaaaaaaaaaagtcaagcaatagatgaaaattttaattccttTAAATTTCAAGAGTATACGAAAGTTCATggacttttttttaatttctttaaaaaaaattaatttcatttccaattttttttattaagtttaagtctttttttattaaaatttattgaaaagataaattaattttatttattttttcttattttattttaattgaaaattttctaaaaagaattaaaatatttttataaatataatttaattttaaattaataaaatttttctttaataaacaTCTTCTAAACTGCTCTCAAACTATTCTTGAAACTGTCTTTAATTATCTTTTTTCAAAATGTCTTTCGAATTGTtttaaaccatgactcaaaccaAAATCCGTAatttaaaaatcatctctgaaaactTGAATCAGTAATTTAAAAATCATAATCAACGATTCCTGAACcatagccacccctaattaaaatgaaGTAAAGGCCTAAGCAAACTAATTTGAGAGGaaatttgtaattattattaatttatatttaatttattatttttcatattatattataaatatttttttaatttaagaataaatttatttttaaaaaattaatttatatattaaatacatttatatcattatttttttttatgaaatcaaTTTTTTGAAGATGTActctaaaaaaaaaacataactcTATTTTAAGAAACATAACCCTATTTACAAAATAGAGTTTCATTGAAATCATTAaacatatatatttttataatataattttccaTCCGAAAAGGTTTGACTGATGAGTTCATAAATGAAattcttttaataaattttaattcaataatattattcaaaatttaccaaaaataataaaaattaaaaatggctTCGATCTTGTTGATAACGTCAAATTTGgttatcaatttcaacaatttggcAAATCAGCAAAATTTAATTACACATTAACCAATTTCAATTTGTGGGCTTAAGAGGTGAAAATTGTTCTGCCCATGTCATTCCAGAGTTCTCAACCTTAGAATCATTGGGCTATGCTACCCTAATATTTGCTTATccaaaaatcattatttaattGTCTTGAGATTTCCCCACATTTTTTTTTTGGGTGTTTACTATCAGGATTTTCATATTCAGATCATCTCTTATGCCTTTATGGTTCCATTAATCATATATTCTGAACCTTTAcactaaattcttataaaattctaaTTTCCAAATAGAGGGACTTAAAGGCACTTGATATTGGAGCTTGTTTCCCCATTACCTGGGAATGCATATGAATTACATCCAATCTATTTTTGCTTCTGCCCCAAAATATAAAGCTTTTCATAATGCAGATTCTCAAAATTTCAACCTACCTATTCCAAATAGTGCTTTTGTTTCCAATTTCCACAGAAAAGCTCAGATGTAGCGGTGGTGACCCTCTTATTGGCCCACACATTGAACAACCAATTACAAGTGACCAAGTTAAAAATGCAAATAGTTCAAATGATACCCAGAAGACAGTTCATGATGCAAAAAGCAAAGCAACTGTTGTATCAACAGTTTGTTAAGGCGATCAAAAAATGCATAAAACTGGAGATGAAGAGAACCAGCAACTCATGCTGAATTCATTTTACTTTTGCAAAAGCCAGAAATTATTGAATCAATCTGgtgaaataacattatttttgCAGATAATCGTGAATTGTAAGCTATAACCAGGTGTTCTAGCAATCTGCTGAACACAGAAATCAAAATGTCCTTATATCAGCATAAGCTATGAAAATTGGGACAAACTACATATTTGAGCTCCTCAAAAACCCAGCTCAGTAGTCAAGACCCTAGAACACAATGAGAAGTAAACAATAAATATACAGATTTGAGAAATGTTAAACGAATTAGTGAGCAGGTATAATCAAAAGTCAAAACTTACTGTTAGTGTTTCCTGTCATGGAACTGAGCATTTTTCGAAGACTTGAAAGTTTCCAAAAACTTTTTGGCATTCTCTAACTCTTGCTTTTGTCTTGCCTTATCCCAGTTGTGTTCATTAGCCAATATCTCAATGACACGTGGCAATGCCCGGCCCGCTGCATCAGTATCCAGGAAAGCAAGCCGTGATCTCCTTGCAATGAAATCAACAGCAGATTCACAGTATTCATTTCGGGCACAGTAGGCAACCTCTGCTTCTAGAAAAGGGTAGCCATGCGCAAGCCGCTTCCCTAGACCTTCATTCTGAATATTACAGAGGATTAATAAAGATAAATCGCCAAAAAGCCACACAACAGAATGTTACAAGACAGAATTTGGTTTATTCATACTACAATCTTCCAAAATAAGACACAGTTAGATTATAAGGTTTTCAAGACCTTGAAGACTTAGAATTCAAAACAAAAAGCATAGCTTGCAAAGTGGATCTTCCAATTAATCCAAAAGATTGAACATGCCCTTCGCAATTTCATAAAATTTGAAATGACACCCATAAGTTTCTGAACATTCAGAAAAATGTGGGTACGTGAAATTAACTAGGTTTTAGTATCCTCTGAAGAGACAAGATTATAGGATTGTGCACAGTAATGCTTAAAGCTGAAACCAAAAAGCATCCCCTACACAAAATAAATTGATTGTTGAAAATTTTAATCTTCCTTGATAAATAGGAAATAAACTAATTCAAACAACTATTCCAaacaaatttaatataataaaaattgatTCTTGGTTGTTATTTCACACTGTGAGAAAATAGGACAAAAGAAGaatattgagaatgattgaagagcTTGATTATTCCCTCAAGCCAATGATGTCAATTTATAATCTGTACAGGACAACTAAATAGGAAACACAATCCTAATTAAATACGTAATTATAGCCACGATTCTAGCACCTAAATATATTCACACAATCACTACAGATACACATATCCTAGCTATTTATGGTACATATCTTAACACTCCTCCTCAAGCTGGAGCGTACAAATCATATGCTCCAAGCTTGTTACAAATATATTCAATCCGAAAGCCTCTGAAAGATTTTGTCAAGATTTCTGCTAATTGGTCATTTGAGCTAACAAAGCTAGTGGCAATACACTCAGATTCAATCTTTTATCTGATGAAATGACAATCCACCTCTATATGTTTCATTCTCTCATGAAACACTGAGTTAAAGGCAATGTGAAGTGCAGCTTGATTGTCACAGATTAGCTGCATTTATTTAAGTTCCCCATACTTCAACTCTTGGAGAAGTTGTTTCAACCATATAAGTTCACAAGTTGCCAAAGCCATAGCTCGATATTCTGCTTCTGCACTTGACCTAGCAACCACATCTTGCTTCTTACTTTTCCAAGAAATCAAATTACCTCCAATCATAATGCAATATCCTGAAGTAGACCGTCTGTCTGAAGGAGAACCTGCCCAATCTGCATCTGAGTAACCAATAATCTGTGAATGACCCCTGTCTTCATATAATAGGCCTTGTCCTGGAGCTCCTTTAATATATCTGAGTATCCGAATAACTGCATCCCAATGACTACTACATGGTGCTTGAAGGAACTGACTGACCACACTTACAGCAAATGAGATGTCTGGGCGTGTGATTGTAAGATAATTGAGTTTTCCAACCAATCTCCGGTATCTACCAGGATCCTCCAATGGCTCCCCCTGTCCAGGAACAAGTTTGACATTTGGATCCATAGCAGTATCTGCGTATCTACAATCTAACATGCCCGTCTCTATCAGTATATCCAAAGCATATTTCCTTTGAAAAATGGCGATACCTGTCTTGGATTGTGCCACTTCAATCACTAAGAAATACTTTAGCTTCCCAAGATCCTTAGTCTGAAAATGACTGGACAAGTGTTGTTTGAGTTTTGAGATCCCAACATGATCATTTCCTGTAATaacaatgtcatcaacataaacaaCGAGATAAATGCACTTATCATGGCCATTATGGTGGAAAAATACTGAATGGTCAGCTTCACTCCGAGACATTCCATATTGTTGGACTACAGTACTGAACCGTCCAAACCATGCTCCCAGAAATTGTTTCAAGCCATATAAAGAACGCCGTAGGGACACCAAACcagactccccctgagcaacaaacctggTGGTTACTCTATATAAACTTCCTCAGCTAGCTTGCCATGTAAAAATGCATTTTTGATATCCAGTTGACGAAGTAGCCAGTAATGGATGGCAGCTAAGGAAATAAGAAGGCGAATCGAGGCAAACTTAGCAACAGAAGAAAAGGTATCACTGTAATCGAGGCCAAAGATCTGAGTATAGCCCTTTACAACGAGGCGACCTTTAAGTCTATCAATTTGGCGATCAGGCCCCGCCTTGACTGTATAAAGCCATTGACGCCAACAATTGATTTGCCCTTTGATAGTGGCACCAAATCCCAAGTGTCATTGTTATGGAGAGCAGTCATCTCTTCAACCATTGTATTACACCATCCTGGATGTTCCAAAACTTCTCTAACAGTCTTAGGTACAAATAAATTAGACAAAGTGGTGACAAAAGCATAGTAGAAAGGAGACAAACGATGATAACTCACAAAATTATAAATAGGATAAGGATTTCGAGACGAACGAATACCTTTTCGGATGGAAATGGGAGGAGTAGCATCGTCTGTTGAAAGTGAGACCAGAATAAGTGAAGATGAAGGAGGGCGAGAGTCACCAGGAGCCAGTGTTGTACCTGTATCAAGCAAAGGAGCATCAATGGTGTTAGTGGGAGGACGAGGACGACATGATTAGACGTGTAGAGGTGGTGGACTGATTGGTGGTGAAGGAAGAGTAGGAACTGGTAAGAAGGTGGGAATAAAAACTTTGGATGCAGTGCTGGAGGAAAAATAGGGAGATTTTCAAAGAAAGTTACATCAGCTGACACAAAGTATTTATTTGTAAGTGGATTGTAGCATTTGTAACCTTTTTGAAGTCTAAAATATCCCAAAAAGACACAGTTTATTGATTTGGGCTGAAATTTGTCTTTGCCAGGAGTTTGATCATGATCAAAACAAATACAACCAAATACACACAGGGACAACTGATGGGCATCGTGGCCGGGAAACAAAATGGAATGAGGACTCTAATTCTGCAAAACAGAAGAAGGCATTCGGTTAATTAAGTAACAAGCAGTAAGAATAGCATCTCCCCAAAAACGAAGAGGAACATTATGGTGAATGAGTAAAGTGTGGGCAGTCTCAACC includes:
- the LOC131172504 gene encoding uncharacterized mitochondrial protein AtMg00810-like — its product is MSRSEADHSVFFHHNGHDKCIYLVVYVDDIVITGNDHVGISKLKQHLSSHFQTKDLGKLKYFLVIEVAQSKTGIAIFQRKYALDILIETGMLDCRYADTAMDPNVKLVPGQGEPLEDPGRYRRLVGKLNYLTITRPDISFAVSVVSQFLQAPCSSHWDAVIRILRYIKGAPGQGLLYEDRGHSQIIGYSDADWAGSPSDRRSTSGYCIMIGGNLISWKSKKQDVVARSSAEAEYRAMALATCELIWLKQLLQELKYGELK